In Fusarium oxysporum f. sp. lycopersici 4287 chromosome 4, whole genome shotgun sequence, a genomic segment contains:
- a CDS encoding gluconate 5-dehydrogenase: MAEAQLEDFPSLFSLKGKVAVITGGSRGLGLHAASAFLQAGASKVFISSRKAAACEEACKALNALPNLAPGAVAISVPADSSKFEGVESLLAQVKKHTDRVDILLANAGATWGEQFDTHPDSAFAKVMDLNVKAVFNTIRLFTPLLEKSASLQDPSRVIITASVAGLGVGTIGKQGTYGYSASKAAVLHLGRNIAMELGPRHITVNSICPGFFPSKMSNGLLEMSGGAEEIANSNPMRRLGKPEDIAGVVVYLASRAGSHVNGETIAIDGGALWQRGELMVDSKSKL; encoded by the exons ATGGCTGAAGCTCAGTTGGAAGATTTCCCTTCGCTTTTCTCCCTGAAGGGCAAGGTCGCCGTTATCACCGGCGGCTCTCGCGGTCTTGGTCTGCACGCAGCTTCAGC ATTCCTCCAAGCAGGCGCATCAAAGGTCTTCATCTCATCCCGTAAGGCCGCTGCCTGTGAAGAAGCATGCAAAGCTCTCAATGCTCTCCCCAACCTTGCTCCCGGTGCTGTTGCCATCTCAGTTCCCGCGGACTCATCCAAGTTCGAGGGTGTAGAGAGTCTTCTCGCGCAGGTCAAGAAGCACACCGACCGCGTCGATATTCTCCTCGCCAATGCTGGAGCTACATGGGGCGAGCAATTTGACACGCATCCTGACTCTGCCTTTGCCAAGGTCATGGACCTCAACGTCAAGGCTGTTTTCAACACAATCCGTCTCTTTACGCCACTCCTCGAGAAGAGCGCTTCTCTTCAGGATCCTAGCCGTGTGATTATCACTGCCAGTGTTGCAGGACTTGGTGTCGGCACAATTGGAAAGCAGGGCACATATGGTTACTCCGCTAGCAAGGCTGCTGTGCTACATCTGGGACGCAACATTGCCATGGAGCTGGGACCTAGGCACATCACCGTCAACTCCATCTGCCCTGGCTTCTTCCCTAGCAAGATGTCCAATGGTCTGCTGGAGATGTCTGGTGGTGCTGAGGAGATCGCAAACAGCAACCCCATGCGCCGACTGGGCAAGCCTGAGGATATTGCTGGTGTGGTTGTTTACCTAGCTAGTCGGGCAGGGTCTCATGTTAATGGTGAGACAATTGCTATTGATGGTGGTGCCCTGTGGCAGCGAGGCGAGCTCATGGTTGACTCCAAGTCGAAGCTGTAG
- a CDS encoding hypothetical protein (At least one base has a quality score < 10), whose amino-acid sequence MKTDKTPRLCPKLSMGQNKASQTPCRILYLQQYNDRQVLAPTFKPRHDWLRPTLLLPKSHIPHARAQLQSQASKHPKQYFLRFWSSVIRPRLCTEIRILFVNGLGSSAKLLSCSESKPHHSPT is encoded by the coding sequence ATGAAAACAGACAAGACCCCGAGACTTTGTCCCAAATTGAGCATGGGTCAAAACAAAGCATCGCAGACGCCATGCAGAATATTGTACTTACAGCAATACAATGATCGACAGGTCCTGGCACCAACTTTCAAGCCACGCCACGATTGGCTTCGTCCGACATTGCTACTCCCGAAGTCACACATACCTCACGCTCGGGCTCAGCTTCAGTcccaagcaagcaagcacCCTAAGCAGTATTTTCTCCGGTTTTGGTCCTCTGTTATCAGGCCGCGGTTGTGTACAGAAATCCGAATATTGTTTGTCAATGGTCTAGGAAGTTCCGCCAAGCTACTATCTTGTTCTGAGAGCAAACCACACCACTCCCCCACCTGA